The nucleotide sequence CCTCGTGTCGACGATCCAGGCGGTGTACCCGCTCCTCGACGACGAGGAGACGGCCCGGCGACGCCTCGCGGACGCCTTCGCGGTCCAGGTGGACGGCATCGGCCTCGACGAGCTGGTCGGCGGCTGCGGCGTCGCCGAGTCCGTGCTCACCGCCCTGGACCGGGCAGGCGCGCCGCACGCCGGGACGCGGGTCGCCGTGCAGGGCCTGGGCACCATGGGCGGGGCCACCGCCCGCTTCCTCGCCCGCGCCGGCCTCACGATCGTGGCCGTGGCCGACATCAAGGGCACCATCACGAACCCGGCGGGCCTGGACGTCGAGGCCCTGCTCGCCGCCCGCGACCCGCACGGCACGGTCGACCGCTCAGCACTCCGCGCCACCGACCACGAGGCTCCGGCCGACGCCTGGCTCGCCACCGAAGCGGACGTCCTGGTCCCCGCGGCCGTCTCCTACGCGATCGACACCACCAACCAGCACCACATCACCGCCCGGCTGATCGTCGAGGCGGCCAACATGCCCGTCCTCCCGGCGGCCGAGGAACCGCTCGCCGCCCGCGGGGTCACCGTCCTGCCCGACGTCGTGGTCAACTCCGGGACGAACGCCTGGTGGTGGTGGACCCTGTTCGGCGACATCGGCCCCACCGCCGACGAGGCGTTCACCCATGTCCGCCGCTCCATGCGCGCCCTCGTCGACCTGACACTCACCCGAGCCGAGACCGACGGCACGACCCCCCGCGCCGCCGCCCACGCCATCGCCGCCGACCGGGTCCCGGCGATCACGGACCGATTCGGCCGACACCGCTGACCGGCAGCGAACGACCGGCACCCTCGATCACACACACCCGGCGGTCACCGGCCCGACCCGAGGTGGCTCGAACGCTGCGGCGGCCGTCCCGGCCCTGGGTAGGGTTGCCGCGTGGGCAGGGTGCGGTTGAGTGTGGCCGAGCGGCGGGCGGAACTGCTCCGGGCCGCCATCGAGCAGATCGGGGAGCGGGGCGTCGCGGCGGTACGGATCGCCGACGTGGCCGCCGTCCTCGGGGTGAGCAACGCCTTGGTGCTCTACCACTTCTCGACCAAGGAAAGACTGGTGGCCGAGGCCTTCCGGTACGCCGCCGAGGACGACCTCGCCCACCTCCGCAAACTGCTGGGCCGCCGCACCACAGCACTGCGCCGACTCCGCGCGGCCGTCCGCTGGTACGCCCCGACAGGCCAGGCCAAGGGCTGGCGCCTGTGGATCGAGGGCTGGGCGGCCGCCCTCCGCGAACCCGCCCTCCGTGAGGTCACCCGCGACCTGGACAGACAGTGGAAGGCCGCCCTCACCGAGGTCATCGAAGCCGGCGTGGCGGCCGACGAGTTCGAGTGCCCGGACCCCGCGGCGACGGCCCTGCGCCTCACCGCCCTCCTGGACGGCCTGGCCGTCCAGCTGACGACCTACGACGGAGCCGTCTCCCGCGCCCGAGCCCGGACCTGGGCCGACGAGGCCCTGGCCCACGAACTGGGCCTGACCCGCGAAACCCTGACAGCGACGACCCGCTGACAGACCACCGCCACGCCGCGCGATCCCCTGCCTCGACGGCGCGAAGCCACCCGACGACGGAAGGGGCCGTGCCGGTGCGGAGCACCCCCACACATACAGCGGCCCGGAGAACGGCTCCCCGCCCACGGGCAGTAGGGCGCCGGACGACGGGCTCTACGCACCGTCACGGCCCCGACTCCCCCACCCACCGGGCCACAAGCGCCCCAACAGGGGCGCGGGGAACCCCGCGAACAACCGCACCCCACGCGGACCCGCCCCACAGCACACGCCCCCACAGCGAAAAGGTACCCACCCGCACCGGGGCCGACGGCCCCAAACCGGGGCCACGCACGCGAACCGGCCAACCGCAGGAGGCAATCCGCTCAGGCCACCGCCCCGATCCGCGTCCTGATGTCGTCCGGCGACAACTGCCCCTTCGCCGACACATGATCCCCGGACGACTCCCCCCGCAGCCGCCGCCCGATCCACGGCACCAGATACTCCCGTGCCCAGTGGATGTTGTCGCGCCGAATCTCGAGCGTGCCGCGCGGCGGCAGCGGAGGCCACGGCTGATCGGGATCGGCCGGAATGTCGACGCCCAGCGCCTTTCCGGCCCGCAGAGCGACCCGCGTGTGCCCCTCCGGTGACAGATGCAGCCGGTCGAGGTCCCAGGCCCGCCGGTCCTGCACCGTCTTCAGGGACCACAGGTCCAGCACGGGACACCCGTACCGGTCGGCGATGGCCCGCACATGCAGGTTGTACGTGGCGATCTTGCCCCGCAGATGCTTCAGCACCGGTACGTCACGGGTGTCGAAGCCGGTCGTCACCATGACCGTGCCGACAGCCGAAGTGAGCCTGGACACCGCCCGCTCGAACCGCTCGGCGACCTCGTCGGGATCGGTGCCCGGCCGGATGATGTCGTTGCCGCCCGCGCTGAAGGAAATGAGATCCGGCGCGAGCTCCAGAGCCCGCGGCACCTGATCCACCACGATCTGATCGAGCAGTTTCCCCCGCACCGCCAGGTTGGTGTAGTCGAAGTCGCCCTCGGGCACCCGGTCCGCGAGGAGCACCGCGAACCGGTCGGCCCAGCCGACGAACCGCCCGTCGGGTCCGGGATCGCCGACGCCCTCGGTGAAGCTGTCCCCCACCGCCACGTACGACCCGATCATCGATCTGCTGTCATTCGAATCGTCTGCCACATCGCCCCATGATTCACCGTCGGATGTGACCTACGCGACCGTATTAAATGCTTGACGGTCGGTGAGATAGGCCACGGGTCAAGTGTTGGTCAACCCGGAATACGCCAGGCCGGGATGGCGGCTCCCACCACCCCGACCCTCACGGTCCGTCCCACCGTCACGATCCGTCCGACCACTCAGTGCCGGCCGCCCGACCTCCACACCCGGAAGTCCTCGATCCGGAAGTGACTCCAGGTGGTGCGGAAGGCGAAATGCCCACCTGTGTACGGCGCGGGATCGACGTAGTCGAACACGAGTCGCCCGTTGTTCCACCACTGGACCTTCGAACCGTCGGAGACGATCCGGACATGGTTCGGCTCGTTCGCGACGAGCAGCGGCTCGGTGTAGTCGTAGATCAACGGCCGCACACCCGCCTCGCCGACATACCGACGCAGCCGCGTCGTCGTATTCGTGTTGGCGCCGAACCCGGCGTAGTACGTCTTCAGATGGTCGTACTCGGCGAGCGCTCCCCCACGCGGAGTGGCGAAAAGATCACCGGGCGACCGCGCATCGACGGCGTTCCAGAAGTTGTTGAGGTCGGAAACCCGGTCGTTGACCCCGCCCGCGGAAACCGGCGTGGCCGTGTACTCGGCGACGTACGGCCCTTCCAGCTTCCGCCTGAACCAGACCGTGGCCCCGGCCGGCACGTCGACGTCCAGCACACCGCGCGAGGCCGTGACCGCGCCGCCCCTCTCCAGTTCCACGGCCCACTGCCCGAGACCGTGCCGGAAGTCGTCGGCGGCGATCAGCCGACCGCGACGCCGACGCGCGTTCGCGGACACCGCCCCCGCCGGACCGAACGCCACGAGGGCGGCACCGGCGGCGATGGCTCCGAAAGCTCTACGGGTGGTCATGACGCTCCTTGTGTTGGTGCCGTACGGGAAGTGCGGGCGATGGCGGGCCGCGGTATCCGGCGGGTCTCGGAGCCGAGGCGGTGGTCCGTGTACGTCGACTGGAGGTGGCCGCGGACGGTCCGGCCCAGCCGGTACGCGGCGTTGTGGGCGAGCGGGTGGTCGCGGGTCCTCGTCGGTTCGGTGGTGGTGCAGAGCCGCATGGCTGTGTGGTCGGCGGTCTCGGCGAGGGTCTCCTCGCGCCGGTCGCCGACGATGTCGCCGTCGTAGAACGGGGTCGCGTCGCGGGCCGCGGAGTCGACACCGGCCGGGTCGCAGGTCTTCGTGCCGGACTCCGTCGCCGGGTCCCACTCGGAGACGTGGGTGTGGTCCAGGAGTTCCGAACCCCTGTCGCCGTCCCACCGGATGGAGAAGTCGACGCCAGGGGTGGTCGTGGCGACCTTGCCGTCCTGGACGTTGCAGACGCGCGCGCCGGGCGCGAGGCCGCTCCGGTCGAGGCCGCTCCGGTCGACGGCGTACAGCCGTTTCGGGCCGCCGTCCACCGACACGTGGATCTGCGCGGGCGAGGTGACGGACGTGACGTCGAACGGGGCGCGGACGCTGCCACCGGTGAAGCGGAAGCGCGGCCGGGAGCCGGAGTTGACGGTGACGGCGGCCTCGACGGTGCGGCTCCCGTGCCCCTCGTGGACGAGCCGTCGGCCATCGGGACGCACCAGGCCCGGCTCATTGGAGGCGAGCGCGGGCGGAAAGGCCCCGGCTGGAAGCCCCACGGCCAACGCGCCGCTCACGAGGACGCGGCTTTCGACGGCAGTGCGTCGGTCGACGCCGGACACGGAGACCTCCGAAGACACAGAAAGCGCTTACAGAGATCACTGTGTCCGCACACGCGCACCCCTGTCGAGTCTTCGATCAGCCATGCCACAAGACCGCAATACGGTGATCGCGCATCGCCGCGGGCCGGAACGAGAGCAGCCGACGCGGAGGAGGGCCGGCCCTCCAGGAACGCCGAAGGCCGGCCCCCTGGTCACGGGGGCCGGCCTTCGGCGCGGTCGGGCGGCGGAGCCTCAGACGCTGACGCCCTTCGAGCGGAGGTAGGCCAGCGGGTCGATGTCCGAGCCGTAGTCGGGGGTGGTGCGGATCTCGAAGTGGAGGTGCGGCCCGGTGACGTTGCCGGTCGCGCCCGAGAGGCCGATCTGCTGGCCGCCGCTCACGGACTGCCCCGCGGAGACGGAGATCGAGGACAGGTGGGCGTACTGGGCGTAGTAGCCGTCGGCGAGCTTGATGACGACCTGGTTGCCGTACGCGCCGCCCCAGCCGGCGGAGACGACGGTGCCCGCGCCCACGGCCTTGAGGGTGGTCCCGGTCGGGGCGACGAAGTCGACGCCCGTGTGGTAGCCGCTGGACCACATGCTGCCCGCGGTCTTGTACGCGGTGCCGATGGTGGCGCCCTGGAGGGGCAGGCTGAAGCCGGAGCTGCTGGACGACGAGGACTGGCCGTTCGACGTGGAGGTCGACGCCTGCGTGTCCTTCGACTCCTGCGTCGACGAGCCTGAGGGCTTCGACGACTCGGACGACTCGGCGGACTTCGACGACTTCGAGGACTGCGACAGCTGGGGCTTCGTCGACGACTGCGACGTACCGCCCGACGCGGCCTGGCCACCGATGCTGAGCCTGAGGCCCGGGTGGATGAGCGAGGGGTCGGAGCCGACCGCCTCGCGGTTGTCCGAGTAGAGCTGCTTCCAGCCCCCCTCGACGTCCTGCTCGTCCGCGATCTTCGCGAGGTAGTCGCCGACCTTCACCGAATAGGTCTTCGTCGCCGCCTTCTTGGTGGCGCTCTTCTCCGCCTGCGCGGCCTTCTCTGCCTGCTCGAACCGTGCGCCGGCCTCGGCCACGGCCTTCTCGGTGGCGATCGTGGCCGTCTTCTCGGACGCACCGGAAACGGCGGCCGTCGGGGTCGCGGCGTGGGCGCCGGCAGCTCCGATCAGCGGCAGCGCGAGCGCCGCGCCACCGGTCCCGGCGGCGGCGATCGAGCGGGTGAGACGTTGGGACTTCGGACGGCGGTGCTTACCCTTCGCGGGCATGGTGCATTCCTCTCCGGCGCCTGCGAGGTGAGCTGTCGGGTGCGGACTGGAGATGTCCGGCCGTGCTTGCGCACGGCTTTACCCCTAGCCGTTCCGGAGACCGGAACAGGCGGTAATACCTGTGGGTCCCCCGCTCCTGCCGTGGATCAGGTCGGTTTGCGGCTCCGGTCGGCGGCAGGATTGGGCGTCCGTCCGGATTGACGCCGAACGTAAGCGACTTGTGCCCACAGAGACAACTATTGGGACTTCCTGTGCGTCTTCCTACCTGATCCTTACATCAATTCACGATTACACTCCGTAAAAGGCCGGTCTTGAGCATTCACCAACGGCCCTGCA is from Streptomyces sp. NBC_01314 and encodes:
- a CDS encoding Glu/Leu/Phe/Val dehydrogenase dimerization domain-containing protein, translated to MTTPPFVSLTWTDHVTGRRGFLVVDRLVRGVSSGGLRMRPGCTLDEVAGLARGMTMKEALHYAPESRYVPLGGAKGGIDCDPRDPEAYGVLVRYLRALRPYIENFWTTGEDLGLTQDLMDRAAAEAGLVSTIQAVYPLLDDEETARRRLADAFAVQVDGIGLDELVGGCGVAESVLTALDRAGAPHAGTRVAVQGLGTMGGATARFLARAGLTIVAVADIKGTITNPAGLDVEALLAARDPHGTVDRSALRATDHEAPADAWLATEADVLVPAAVSYAIDTTNQHHITARLIVEAANMPVLPAAEEPLAARGVTVLPDVVVNSGTNAWWWWTLFGDIGPTADEAFTHVRRSMRALVDLTLTRAETDGTTPRAAAHAIAADRVPAITDRFGRHR
- a CDS encoding TetR/AcrR family transcriptional regulator; protein product: MGRVRLSVAERRAELLRAAIEQIGERGVAAVRIADVAAVLGVSNALVLYHFSTKERLVAEAFRYAAEDDLAHLRKLLGRRTTALRRLRAAVRWYAPTGQAKGWRLWIEGWAAALREPALREVTRDLDRQWKAALTEVIEAGVAADEFECPDPAATALRLTALLDGLAVQLTTYDGAVSRARARTWADEALAHELGLTRETLTATTR
- a CDS encoding SGNH/GDSL hydrolase family protein; translation: MIGSYVAVGDSFTEGVGDPGPDGRFVGWADRFAVLLADRVPEGDFDYTNLAVRGKLLDQIVVDQVPRALELAPDLISFSAGGNDIIRPGTDPDEVAERFERAVSRLTSAVGTVMVTTGFDTRDVPVLKHLRGKIATYNLHVRAIADRYGCPVLDLWSLKTVQDRRAWDLDRLHLSPEGHTRVALRAGKALGVDIPADPDQPWPPLPPRGTLEIRRDNIHWAREYLVPWIGRRLRGESSGDHVSAKGQLSPDDIRTRIGAVA
- a CDS encoding DUF6250 domain-containing protein, which codes for MTTRRAFGAIAAGAALVAFGPAGAVSANARRRRGRLIAADDFRHGLGQWAVELERGGAVTASRGVLDVDVPAGATVWFRRKLEGPYVAEYTATPVSAGGVNDRVSDLNNFWNAVDARSPGDLFATPRGGALAEYDHLKTYYAGFGANTNTTTRLRRYVGEAGVRPLIYDYTEPLLVANEPNHVRIVSDGSKVQWWNNGRLVFDYVDPAPYTGGHFAFRTTWSHFRIEDFRVWRSGGRH
- a CDS encoding M23 family metallopeptidase, translating into MPAKGKHRRPKSQRLTRSIAAAGTGGAALALPLIGAAGAHAATPTAAVSGASEKTATIATEKAVAEAGARFEQAEKAAQAEKSATKKAATKTYSVKVGDYLAKIADEQDVEGGWKQLYSDNREAVGSDPSLIHPGLRLSIGGQAASGGTSQSSTKPQLSQSSKSSKSAESSESSKPSGSSTQESKDTQASTSTSNGQSSSSSSSGFSLPLQGATIGTAYKTAGSMWSSGYHTGVDFVAPTGTTLKAVGAGTVVSAGWGGAYGNQVVIKLADGYYAQYAHLSSISVSAGQSVSGGQQIGLSGATGNVTGPHLHFEIRTTPDYGSDIDPLAYLRSKGVSV